One segment of Xanthomonas oryzae pv. oryzae DNA contains the following:
- a CDS encoding DNA topoisomerase IB has translation MACAHGVAVALTWPSFAALNNRRQPLDLCAMKAKRVLRNAAVTASTAGKLAAVATAAAVAPAAVASAAAVAQAKATARAAGLTYVNDQQPGISRRKAGKSFSYRDADTLQRIRSLAIPPAYTEVWICATPNGHLQATGRDARRRKQYRYHAGWAQVRGEGKFERVIAFGTALPKLRRRLRRDLVLPGFPREKVLAIVVALLADTLVRVGNAEYARSNRSYGLTTLRNRHMEFLKGGRARLRFRGKSGQDHDIEVDDKQLVTLIRQCQQLPGQSLFQYRDDDGQLQPVDSGEVNDYLREAMGEEFTAKDFRTWGGTLAALQRLARLPLPERSTERALTQVQNDVIREVADALGNTPSVCRKAYIDPCVFEGWRAGQLQAMAAGVRGERQWEAATLKFLTASRSKLKAQATPASKRKSA, from the coding sequence ATGGCTTGCGCACACGGCGTTGCCGTTGCGTTGACGTGGCCTAGTTTCGCTGCGCTCAACAATCGCCGCCAGCCCTTGGACCTGTGCGCAATGAAAGCCAAACGTGTTCTTCGCAATGCCGCAGTCACCGCCAGTACCGCGGGAAAGCTTGCTGCGGTGGCCACGGCGGCCGCTGTGGCCCCGGCCGCCGTGGCAAGCGCGGCCGCCGTGGCGCAGGCCAAGGCCACCGCACGCGCGGCCGGGCTGACGTACGTCAACGACCAGCAGCCCGGTATCAGCCGCCGCAAAGCCGGCAAGAGCTTCAGTTACCGCGATGCCGACACCTTGCAACGCATCCGTTCGCTGGCTATTCCGCCGGCGTATACCGAGGTGTGGATCTGCGCCACGCCCAATGGGCATCTGCAGGCCACCGGACGCGACGCACGGCGGCGCAAGCAATACCGGTATCACGCCGGTTGGGCGCAGGTGCGTGGCGAAGGCAAGTTCGAACGCGTGATCGCCTTCGGTACAGCGCTGCCCAAGCTGCGGCGGCGGTTGCGTCGCGACCTGGTGCTGCCAGGATTTCCGCGCGAGAAGGTGTTGGCGATCGTGGTGGCATTGTTGGCCGACACCCTGGTGCGCGTGGGCAATGCAGAATATGCGCGCAGCAATCGTTCGTACGGGCTGACCACGCTGCGCAACCGGCATATGGAATTTCTGAAGGGCGGCCGCGCGCGACTCAGATTCCGCGGCAAAAGCGGCCAAGACCACGACATCGAAGTGGATGACAAGCAACTGGTCACACTGATTCGCCAATGCCAGCAATTGCCTGGGCAATCGTTGTTCCAGTACCGCGACGACGATGGCCAGTTGCAGCCGGTGGATTCGGGCGAGGTCAACGACTATCTGCGCGAGGCGATGGGCGAAGAATTCACCGCCAAGGATTTCCGCACCTGGGGCGGCACCTTGGCCGCATTGCAGCGGCTGGCGCGCTTACCGTTACCCGAACGCAGCACCGAACGCGCGCTGACCCAGGTGCAAAACGATGTCATCCGCGAAGTGGCCGACGCCTTGGGCAACACGCCCTCGGTATGCCGCAAGGCCTACATCGACCCGTGCGTGTTCGAAGGTTGGCGTGCGGGTCAGCTCCAAGCGATGGCCGCAGGTGTGCGCGGCGAGCGCCAATGGGAAGCAGCCACGCTGAAGTTCCTGACCGCCTCGCGCAGCAAGCTCAAGGCACAGGCAACGCCGGCGTCGAAGCGGAAGTCCGCATAG
- a CDS encoding saccharopine dehydrogenase family protein, protein MTVRSPILCTDTSGEQAMTYRVVVLGGFGHFGARIVRALAATTQVHVIAAGRHPGDAATKWPGSAPGSISTCRLDIDASDFAAQLAATGADAVVHTAGPFQGQDYAVAQCCLQAGMHYIDLADGRAFVRDFPAAMGAAARHAQRVAISGASTLPALSSAVIDALSPRFSALHEIRMVIAPAQGTPLGLATVRAVLSYCGTPFSWWQAGRWQQVVGWAQPTRVHFAQLAPRLASPCDVPDHDLLPQRYPGVQTVEFRAALEVPFLQCCLAVIAWLRQRGVPLPMQRLADVFAKAGRWFDRFGTDLGGMRVELRGTRHTAEGASQPLLLHWDLTAAMLHGPEIPCFAAILLIRKLAAGKPLPVGAHACLGLLTLAEFEREFAAWQMRTAVAQVDASSV, encoded by the coding sequence ATGACGGTGCGCTCGCCGATACTGTGCACAGACACAAGCGGCGAGCAGGCGATGACGTATCGGGTAGTGGTGTTGGGCGGCTTCGGCCACTTCGGTGCACGCATCGTGCGTGCACTGGCAGCAACGACGCAGGTCCATGTGATCGCGGCCGGGCGGCATCCGGGCGATGCGGCGACCAAGTGGCCCGGTAGTGCACCCGGCAGCATCTCCACCTGCCGGCTGGACATCGATGCAAGCGACTTCGCCGCGCAACTTGCGGCCACCGGCGCCGATGCAGTGGTGCATACCGCCGGGCCGTTCCAGGGGCAGGATTACGCGGTGGCACAATGCTGCCTGCAGGCTGGCATGCATTACATCGATCTGGCCGACGGCCGCGCCTTCGTTCGCGATTTTCCTGCTGCGATGGGCGCTGCCGCACGGCACGCGCAGCGTGTGGCGATCAGCGGCGCCAGCACCTTGCCGGCGCTGTCCAGTGCGGTGATCGATGCGCTGTCGCCGCGTTTTTCGGCATTGCACGAGATCCGCATGGTCATCGCGCCCGCGCAGGGCACGCCGTTGGGTCTGGCCACGGTGCGTGCAGTGCTGTCGTACTGCGGCACGCCTTTCAGCTGGTGGCAGGCTGGCCGCTGGCAGCAGGTGGTGGGTTGGGCACAGCCCACGCGCGTTCACTTCGCACAGCTTGCCCCACGCTTGGCCTCGCCCTGCGATGTACCCGATCACGACCTGTTGCCGCAGCGCTATCCCGGCGTGCAGACCGTGGAATTTCGTGCGGCGCTGGAAGTGCCGTTTTTGCAGTGCTGTCTGGCGGTCATTGCTTGGCTGCGCCAACGTGGTGTGCCGCTGCCGATGCAGCGCCTGGCTGATGTATTTGCCAAAGCAGGACGCTGGTTCGATCGTTTCGGGACCGACCTGGGCGGCATGCGCGTGGAGCTGCGTGGCACCCGCCATACCGCAGAGGGGGCAAGCCAACCGTTGCTGCTGCACTGGGACCTCACTGCAGCGATGCTGCACGGCCCGGAAATCCCCTGTTTCGCGGCCATTTTACTGATTCGCAAACTTGCCGCAGGCAAACCGTTGCCGGTCGGTGCGCATGCCTGCCTGGGACTGCTCACGCTGGCCGAGTTCGAGCGGGAATTTGCTGCGTGGCAAATGCGCACTGCAGTGGCGCAAGTCGATGCGTCGAGCGTGTAG
- a CDS encoding I78 family peptidase inhibitor, with protein MRAVLPVARLTCTLVVLTALTACNKPQPDEQEAVTAKAQHAAEQAAAPAPDAAPEAPPIGSCDATQVQSLVGQPLTDAVGEQARNDAGAKSVRVLKPGQMTTMEFNGERLNLEVDAKNLITSVRCG; from the coding sequence ATGCGCGCTGTTCTGCCTGTTGCCCGCCTGACTTGCACCCTGGTTGTGCTGACTGCATTGACTGCCTGCAACAAACCGCAACCCGATGAGCAGGAAGCGGTCACCGCCAAGGCCCAGCACGCGGCCGAACAAGCCGCTGCGCCCGCGCCGGATGCAGCGCCGGAAGCGCCACCGATCGGCAGCTGCGATGCCACCCAGGTGCAATCGCTGGTGGGCCAGCCGTTGACCGATGCGGTGGGAGAACAGGCACGCAACGATGCCGGCGCCAAGTCGGTGCGTGTGCTCAAACCCGGCCAGATGACCACCATGGAATTCAACGGCGAACGGCTCAATCTGGAAGTGGATGCCAAGAACCTGATCACCTCGGTGCGCTGCGGCTGA
- a CDS encoding IS1595-like element ISXo5 family transposase has product MAMNRVQFQAGLSLPAFLKRYGNAQQCEQALEISRWPQGFVCPRCAATAHSRFQRHGTTYWQCTACYRQTSLRSGTVMDNSKLPLRTWLLGMYLLGQSKTNLSALELMRHLGVSYPTAWPMKHKLMQAMTQREAKRKLGGIVQLDDAYLGGERNGGKAGRGSENKRPFVIAVETTEDGRPLRAVMDPVPGFTKAALSEWIGQRLHPGADVYSDGLGAFRALEAEHAHTVIEGNGRSRCEAENARWVNVVLSNLKRSLDGAYHAFKFAKYAQRYLAETMWRFNRRFDLTRLVPSLLAAAAASKPWSERALRDVTMFTAESAC; this is encoded by the coding sequence ATGGCCATGAATCGTGTGCAGTTCCAAGCCGGGCTGTCGTTGCCGGCGTTCCTCAAGCGCTATGGCAACGCGCAGCAGTGCGAGCAGGCGTTGGAGATCTCGCGCTGGCCACAGGGCTTTGTTTGTCCGCGTTGCGCCGCTACCGCGCACAGTCGATTCCAGCGTCACGGCACCACGTACTGGCAGTGCACGGCCTGCTATCGCCAGACCAGCCTGCGCTCGGGCACGGTGATGGACAACAGCAAGCTGCCGCTACGCACCTGGCTGCTTGGCATGTATCTGCTGGGCCAGAGCAAGACGAACCTGTCGGCGCTGGAGTTGATGCGACACCTGGGAGTGAGCTACCCGACAGCGTGGCCAATGAAGCACAAGCTGATGCAGGCCATGACCCAACGCGAGGCGAAGCGCAAGTTGGGCGGGATCGTGCAACTGGACGATGCCTACCTGGGCGGAGAACGCAACGGTGGCAAGGCCGGGCGCGGCTCGGAGAACAAGCGCCCTTTCGTGATCGCCGTGGAGACCACTGAAGACGGTCGTCCATTGCGCGCGGTGATGGATCCGGTCCCAGGCTTCACCAAGGCGGCGCTGTCGGAATGGATCGGGCAACGCCTGCATCCTGGAGCAGATGTCTACAGTGATGGACTCGGTGCGTTTCGAGCACTGGAAGCCGAGCACGCGCACACCGTGATCGAAGGCAACGGTCGAAGTCGCTGCGAGGCAGAGAACGCACGCTGGGTCAACGTGGTGTTGTCCAACCTAAAGCGTTCGCTGGACGGTGCCTATCACGCCTTCAAATTCGCCAAATACGCCCAGCGCTACCTGGCAGAGACGATGTGGCGGTTCAACCGCCGTTTCGATCTGACCCGGCTGGTGCCCAGCTTGCTGGCCGCAGCAGCCGCCAGCAAGCCGTGGTCCGAGCGGGCCCTGCGTGATGTCACCATGTTCACCGCTGAAAGTGCGTGCTAA
- the gltB gene encoding glutamate synthase large subunit yields the protein MAPRTRQGLNEHGLYNSARDERDACGFGMVAQLDDQPSRSLVDTAIAALSRMTHRGGVAADGLTGDGCGLLIRKPDAFLRVLARDAGITLGTRYAAGVVFLPLDEADAARCRAELQAQLQSAGVQVRGWRVVPTDDSVCGQLARETLPRIEQVFVNAGAKQTEDAFTLALFLARRRAEQALHAVEDFYVTTLSPNGISYKGMVLPDKLSTFYPDLQRSDLSSSAIVFHQRFSTNTLPRWPLAHPFRLLAHNGEINTIEGNRRWAQARSKVWQTPRFDIAEFDPVISMHGSDSQSLDNMLELLIAGGMDLLQALRILVPPATQALEFKDADLAAFYEFYGLNTEPWDGPAGIVACDSRYAACMLDRNGLRPARWMLTSDRHFLVASEAGVWELPAERITRKGKLGPGEMMAIDLKRGDLLDSDAIDRINRARAPYKQWLQQGVTYLQTELIDPSLVEEPFSEQTLRSYHKLFQLSTEEVEQILRPLAETEQEATGSMGDDTPMAVLSRQTRPLYDYFRQAFAQVTNPPIDPLREGIAMSLTTQLGKETNIFHAGAETVNHVILNSPVLSQRKLRQLLKMEQYVARNRLIDLSYSVEEGLKAGLERICQDVEAAARAGAVMLLLSDRYPVPDRPMAHALLATGAVHHHLCKVGLRCEVNLIIETGTARDAHHMACLLGFGATAVYPYLAYQTLFDLGRRGILQLSKGGEQSQIGRRYRKGIYKGLSKIISKMGICTIASYRGAQLFEIVGLDPDVVELCFADTPARIGGVSLSRLDTESRELTARAWNDQLKPEVGGLLKYVHGGEYHMYNPDVVMTLQRATRTGDAGDWQKYVDAVHSRPASTLRDLVQLKRAGTPTPLDDVAPAEDVLRRFDTAAISLGALSPEAHEALAIAMNRLGGRSNSGEGGEDPARYGTEKRSKIKQVASGRFGVTPEYLVNAEVLQIKVAQGAKPGEGGQLPGHKVNELIARLRYAKPGIGLISPPPHHDIYSIEDLAQLIYDLKQVNPSALVSVKLVAHAGVGTIAAGVVKAGADLITVSGHDGGTGASPVSSIRYAGVPWELGVAESHQALVANDLRERTILQTDGGLKTGLDVVKAALLGADSFGFGTAPMIVLGCKYLRICHLNNCATGVATQDERLRAGYFTGLPERVEHFFRLLAEEVRQWLSYLGVRSLDDIVGRTDLLEQLELSPRPGVKVDLSRLLTHAHYDGSHCAAQRLYESPDSLATQMDGLLADAIAHKTGGEHRFLIHNTDRSIGARLSGAIARVHGNHGMSDAPLNLRFRGTAGQSFGAFNAGGLQLELEGEANDYVGKGMAGGRLVVRPPRGARFEARSTPIVGNTCLYGATGGELFAAGRAGERFAVRNSGALAVVEGAGDHCCEYMTDGVVLVLGKVGLNFGAGFTGGLAYVLDIERDFVDRYNHELIDIHRVSAEGFENHRQHLHTLISRHRELTGSIWAQQILDEFRDYIGKFWLVKPKAASIESLTESLRRAA from the coding sequence ATGGCCCCCCGCACTCGCCAAGGGCTCAACGAGCACGGTCTCTACAACAGCGCGCGCGACGAACGCGATGCCTGTGGTTTTGGCATGGTCGCCCAGTTGGACGACCAACCTTCCCGCTCGCTGGTGGACACCGCGATTGCGGCGCTCTCGCGCATGACCCACCGCGGCGGTGTCGCTGCCGACGGACTCACCGGCGATGGCTGCGGCCTGCTGATTCGCAAACCCGATGCGTTCCTGCGCGTGCTCGCGCGCGATGCCGGCATTACCCTGGGCACGCGTTACGCGGCCGGTGTGGTGTTTCTGCCGCTGGACGAAGCCGATGCCGCCCGCTGTCGCGCCGAACTGCAAGCGCAGCTGCAGAGCGCCGGCGTGCAGGTACGCGGCTGGCGCGTGGTGCCCACCGACGACAGCGTATGCGGCCAGCTGGCACGCGAGACCTTGCCGCGGATCGAGCAGGTCTTTGTCAATGCCGGTGCCAAGCAGACCGAAGACGCCTTCACCCTGGCGCTGTTCCTGGCGCGCCGCCGTGCCGAGCAGGCGCTGCATGCGGTTGAAGATTTCTATGTCACCACCCTTTCGCCCAATGGCATCAGCTACAAGGGCATGGTGCTGCCGGACAAGCTGAGCACGTTCTACCCGGACTTGCAGCGCAGCGATCTGTCCTCCAGCGCCATTGTGTTTCACCAGCGTTTTTCCACCAACACGCTGCCGCGTTGGCCGTTGGCGCACCCGTTCCGTCTGCTCGCCCACAACGGCGAGATCAATACCATCGAAGGCAACCGGCGCTGGGCGCAGGCGCGCAGCAAGGTGTGGCAGACCCCGCGTTTCGATATCGCCGAATTCGACCCGGTGATCTCCATGCACGGCTCCGATTCGCAGAGCCTGGACAACATGCTCGAGCTGCTGATCGCTGGCGGCATGGACCTGCTGCAGGCGTTGCGCATCCTGGTGCCGCCGGCGACCCAGGCGCTGGAATTCAAGGACGCCGACCTGGCCGCGTTTTACGAGTTCTATGGTCTCAACACCGAGCCGTGGGACGGCCCGGCCGGCATCGTCGCCTGCGACAGCCGCTATGCCGCGTGCATGCTCGACCGCAACGGCCTGCGCCCGGCGCGCTGGATGCTGACCTCCGACCGCCATTTCCTGGTGGCCTCCGAGGCCGGCGTGTGGGAATTGCCGGCCGAGCGCATCACCCGCAAGGGCAAGCTGGGCCCGGGCGAGATGATGGCGATCGATCTCAAGCGCGGCGACCTGCTGGACTCGGACGCCATCGACCGCATCAACCGTGCACGCGCCCCGTACAAGCAGTGGCTGCAGCAGGGCGTGACCTATCTGCAGACCGAATTGATCGACCCCTCGCTGGTGGAAGAACCCTTCAGCGAGCAGACCCTGCGCAGCTATCACAAGCTGTTCCAGCTCAGCACCGAGGAAGTGGAGCAGATCCTGCGCCCGCTGGCCGAGACCGAGCAGGAAGCCACCGGCTCGATGGGCGACGACACCCCGATGGCGGTGCTCAGCCGCCAGACCCGGCCGCTTTACGACTACTTCCGCCAGGCGTTCGCGCAAGTCACCAACCCGCCGATCGACCCGCTGCGCGAAGGCATCGCGATGTCGCTCACCACCCAGCTCGGCAAGGAGACCAACATCTTCCATGCCGGTGCGGAGACGGTGAACCACGTCATCCTCAACTCGCCGGTGCTCAGCCAGCGCAAGCTGCGTCAGCTGCTGAAGATGGAGCAGTACGTCGCGCGCAACCGCCTGATCGACCTGTCCTACAGCGTGGAGGAAGGCCTCAAGGCCGGGCTGGAACGCATCTGCCAGGACGTGGAAGCCGCCGCGCGCGCCGGTGCGGTGATGCTGCTGCTGTCGGACCGCTACCCGGTGCCGGACCGGCCGATGGCGCATGCGCTGCTGGCCACCGGTGCGGTGCATCACCACCTGTGCAAGGTGGGCCTGCGTTGCGAGGTCAATCTGATCATCGAAACCGGCACCGCGCGCGATGCGCACCACATGGCCTGCCTGCTCGGCTTCGGTGCCACCGCGGTGTACCCATACCTGGCCTACCAGACGCTATTCGACCTGGGCCGGCGCGGCATCCTGCAGCTGAGCAAGGGCGGTGAGCAGTCGCAGATCGGCCGCCGCTACCGCAAGGGCATCTACAAGGGCCTGTCCAAGATCATTTCCAAGATGGGCATCTGCACCATCGCCAGCTACCGCGGCGCGCAGTTGTTCGAAATCGTCGGGCTGGACCCGGACGTGGTGGAGCTGTGCTTTGCCGACACGCCCGCGCGCATCGGCGGAGTGAGCTTGTCGCGGCTGGACACCGAGTCGCGCGAGCTCACCGCACGCGCCTGGAACGACCAGCTCAAACCCGAAGTGGGCGGGCTGCTCAAGTACGTGCACGGCGGCGAGTACCACATGTACAACCCGGACGTGGTCATGACGCTGCAGCGCGCCACGCGCACCGGCGATGCCGGCGACTGGCAGAAGTACGTGGACGCGGTGCACTCACGTCCGGCCTCCACGCTGCGCGATCTGGTGCAGCTCAAGCGTGCCGGCACCCCGACCCCGCTGGATGACGTGGCACCGGCCGAAGATGTGCTGCGGCGCTTCGACACCGCTGCGATCAGCCTGGGCGCATTGTCGCCCGAAGCGCACGAAGCGCTGGCCATTGCGATGAACCGCCTGGGCGGGCGCAGCAACTCTGGCGAAGGCGGTGAAGACCCGGCCCGCTACGGCACCGAGAAGCGCTCCAAGATCAAGCAGGTGGCCTCCGGCCGCTTCGGCGTGACCCCGGAATATCTGGTCAACGCCGAAGTGCTGCAGATCAAGGTCGCCCAGGGCGCCAAGCCCGGCGAAGGCGGCCAGCTACCCGGCCACAAGGTCAATGAGCTGATCGCCCGCTTGCGTTACGCCAAGCCCGGCATCGGCCTGATCAGCCCGCCACCGCATCACGACATCTATTCCATCGAAGACCTGGCCCAGCTGATCTACGACCTCAAGCAGGTCAACCCGAGCGCGCTGGTGTCGGTGAAGCTGGTGGCGCATGCCGGCGTCGGCACGATCGCCGCCGGCGTGGTCAAGGCCGGCGCCGATCTGATCACCGTGTCCGGCCACGACGGCGGCACCGGTGCCAGCCCGGTCAGCTCGATCCGCTACGCTGGCGTACCGTGGGAGCTGGGCGTGGCCGAGTCGCACCAGGCGCTGGTGGCCAACGACCTGCGCGAACGCACCATCCTGCAGACCGACGGCGGCCTGAAGACCGGCCTGGACGTGGTCAAGGCCGCACTGCTCGGTGCCGACAGCTTCGGCTTCGGCACCGCGCCGATGATCGTGCTGGGCTGCAAGTACCTGCGCATCTGCCACCTCAACAACTGCGCCACCGGCGTGGCCACCCAGGACGAGCGCCTGCGTGCCGGCTACTTCACCGGCCTGCCGGAGCGGGTGGAACATTTCTTCCGCCTGCTCGCCGAAGAAGTGCGGCAATGGCTGTCGTACCTGGGCGTGCGCTCGCTGGATGACATCGTCGGCCGCACCGACCTGCTGGAGCAGCTGGAGCTCTCGCCGCGCCCGGGCGTCAAGGTCGACCTCTCGCGCCTGCTCACCCATGCGCACTACGACGGCAGCCACTGCGCCGCCCAGCGCCTGTACGAATCGCCGGACAGCCTGGCGACCCAGATGGATGGCTTGCTGGCCGATGCCATCGCCCACAAGACCGGCGGCGAGCATCGCTTCCTGATCCACAACACCGACCGCTCGATCGGCGCGCGTCTGTCCGGCGCCATTGCGCGTGTGCATGGCAACCACGGCATGAGCGATGCGCCATTGAACCTGCGCTTTCGCGGCACCGCCGGGCAGAGCTTCGGCGCGTTCAATGCCGGCGGCCTGCAACTGGAGCTGGAGGGCGAAGCCAACGACTACGTGGGCAAGGGCATGGCCGGCGGCAGGCTGGTGGTGCGTCCGCCGCGCGGGGCGCGTTTCGAAGCCCGCAGCACGCCGATCGTGGGCAACACCTGCCTGTACGGCGCCACCGGCGGCGAACTGTTCGCGGCCGGGCGCGCGGGCGAGCGCTTTGCGGTGCGCAACTCCGGCGCGCTGGCGGTGGTGGAAGGCGCAGGCGACCACTGCTGCGAATACATGACCGACGGCGTGGTGCTGGTGCTGGGCAAGGTGGGCCTGAACTTCGGCGCCGGCTTCACCGGCGGCCTGGCCTATGTGCTGGATATCGAACGCGACTTCGTGGACCGCTACAACCACGAACTGATCGACATCCACCGCGTCTCCGCCGAAGGCTTCGAGAACCATCGCCAGCACCTGCACACGCTGATCAGCCGCCACCGCGAGCTGACCGGCAGCATCTGGGCGCAGCAGATCCTGGACGAGTTCCGCGACTACATCGGCAAGTTCTGGCTGGTCAAACCCAAGGCCGCCAGCATCGAGTCGCTGACAGAGTCACTCAGGCGGGCCGCCTGA
- a CDS encoding FAD-dependent oxidoreductase: protein MSRKQAFQFLDLPRTMPTRIPVELRTSGDWGELYGKFDKAEAQYQSGRCLDCGNPYCSWKCPVHNAIPQWLQLVQENRIEEAAALCHSTNPLPEVCGRVCPQDRLCEGSCTLEEFGAVTIGAVEKYIVDTAFKMGWRPDLGNVHPTGHRVAVIGAGPAGLACADRLARAGIEAVVYDRYEQIGGLLQFGIPSFKLDKSVIGKRREILEGMGVQFRLGVEIGRDISIEQLLGEYDAVFLGTGAYRYTDGGLPGQDLKNVLPALPFLVQNSRIVSGNDPHGRPIAGWENQLALPDLTGKRVVVLGGGDTGMDCVRSAIRLGAAKVTCAYRRDEASMPGSAREVANAREEGVRFLFNRQPLSIESGADDEAIGVTVVETKLGEPDASGRRNAVPVEGSESLLEADVVIIAFGFSPSLPDWLASQGVEAGSNGRIVAPADGHGRLPYQTSNPRLFAGGDCVRGADLVVTAVAEGRDAACSIVQLLGVKAQVKEPAAA from the coding sequence ATGAGCCGCAAACAAGCCTTCCAATTCCTCGACCTGCCGCGGACCATGCCCACGCGCATTCCGGTGGAACTGCGCACGTCCGGCGATTGGGGCGAGTTGTACGGCAAGTTCGACAAGGCCGAGGCGCAGTACCAGTCCGGCCGTTGCCTGGATTGCGGCAACCCGTATTGCAGCTGGAAATGCCCGGTGCACAACGCCATCCCGCAGTGGCTGCAGCTGGTGCAGGAAAACCGCATCGAGGAAGCCGCTGCGCTGTGCCATTCCACCAACCCGCTGCCGGAAGTGTGCGGGCGCGTGTGTCCGCAGGACCGCCTGTGCGAAGGCAGCTGCACGCTGGAAGAATTCGGCGCGGTCACCATCGGTGCGGTAGAGAAATACATCGTCGACACCGCCTTCAAGATGGGCTGGCGTCCGGACCTGGGCAACGTGCACCCGACCGGCCACCGCGTGGCGGTGATCGGCGCCGGCCCGGCCGGCCTGGCGTGTGCGGACAGGCTGGCGCGCGCCGGCATCGAAGCGGTGGTGTACGACCGCTATGAACAAATCGGCGGGCTGCTGCAGTTCGGCATCCCCAGCTTCAAGCTGGACAAGTCGGTGATCGGCAAGCGCCGCGAGATCCTCGAAGGCATGGGCGTGCAGTTCCGCCTGGGCGTGGAGATCGGCCGCGACATCAGCATCGAGCAGTTGCTGGGCGAATACGATGCGGTGTTCCTGGGCACCGGTGCCTACCGCTACACCGACGGCGGCCTGCCCGGGCAGGATCTGAAGAACGTGCTGCCGGCGCTGCCATTCCTGGTGCAGAACAGCCGCATCGTCAGCGGCAACGACCCGCACGGCCGGCCGATCGCCGGCTGGGAAAACCAGCTCGCCCTGCCCGACCTCACCGGCAAGCGCGTGGTTGTACTTGGCGGCGGCGACACCGGCATGGACTGCGTGCGCAGCGCCATCCGCCTGGGCGCGGCCAAGGTCACCTGTGCCTATCGCCGCGACGAAGCCAGCATGCCCGGCTCCGCACGCGAGGTGGCCAACGCCCGCGAAGAAGGCGTGCGCTTCCTGTTCAACCGGCAGCCGCTGTCGATCGAATCCGGCGCCGACGACGAAGCCATCGGCGTGACCGTGGTGGAAACCAAGCTGGGTGAGCCCGACGCCAGCGGCCGCCGCAATGCGGTGCCGGTGGAAGGCAGCGAATCGCTGCTGGAAGCGGACGTGGTGATCATCGCCTTCGGCTTCTCGCCGAGCCTGCCCGACTGGTTGGCGTCGCAAGGCGTGGAAGCCGGCAGCAACGGCCGCATCGTCGCCCCGGCCGACGGCCACGGCCGCCTGCCCTACCAGACCAGCAACCCGCGCCTGTTCGCAGGCGGAGACTGTGTGCGCGGCGCCGATTTGGTGGTGACTGCAGTGGCCGAGGGCCGCGACGCAGCCTGCAGCATCGTGCAACTGCTGGGTGTGAAAGCGCAGGTCAAGGAGCCGGCTGCGGCGTAG